The DNA segment CTTAACTGCATATGAGCAGTCGTCCATCTTATTTCTTGCGTTAAAGACTAAACCAAAACCACCCTTTCCCAAGCACTCTTGAGGTTCAAAATCTTGAAGAAATCTTGATTGGTATTCTCTTTCTAGAGACACTGATGATGCCTCTGGTTGAGGTATTGTTTTTGAATAGTCACCAGTCAGAGTGGTAGTCCTGGCTGCCTTCTTGATTAGAAAACATTGCAATATGACAGCTATAGCTAGAGTTATACATACCATCATTGCTTCTTTCCACGGTAAAAACATTATGTAAAACGAAATATCAACATCAGCATTTTCATCAGGAATGTCACGTCCTAAAAGTCTAGTTTTTCCAGATTTTTTTGACCCTGTTCCCCCGGGAAGACAAGCTAAGTTCTTTTGCACATAATAAGCACCTTCAAATGGATTTGTTGGACCATTTAAGCTCAGTAAGTCATTTCTTTTATCGCTGTAGTCATTGCCATTACTGACTGTGATGGTtttagttttaacaaaatgagGTTGATGAACAAACCGCTGTGAATCATAATGAGCTAAAGATGTTCCTTGAACATAAGACATTGACTTTGGCTTTGTATTTTGAGGTATTGAAAGGGATGATTGAATATATATACTATCCTTATAAGACCCTAAATAGATTGCCTGTGTTGGTGCATTCTTTCCAGAAGCAGTTGTTTCTTCTAATGCTGGAACATTCATTGGTTCGAGCAGGTCGAGCTTCTGAAAACTGCCATCAACAAACAACCAGGCTGATGTAATAGGAACTCCAAGTTGGTGTTTCCAGTTGATAATATGTTTATCTTTCTTTGTTACCAGGTACACCGTTCCATCTGGGACAATAACTTTAACACACCGAACGTCAATGGTGTTAAATATATCTTCCTCTTTGTAAGAGGCTTCatagttcaaattttcttCAGATCTCTGCAATAAGCGAGCAACTGAACCCTTGGAAAAGTCTAGATTAATTTCTCCCACACTGAAGTTCCAGTTTTCCATGCCACTTCTGTTTTCAATAGATCGTATGGTATGTTGCTGCCTCTTCACAATGAGAACGTCGTTGGACTCATACACACTGTGCTGTTCAGTACATCCAGTAGTTGAGCAGCTGTACAGAGTTTTCCCAGTCCAGAGATCCAACCCATCCATACCTGTTGTTTTCCCACCAACAAGAGCTTCCTCACTAGCAAGCTTGAAAGATGAAGACACCAGCTGGTCGGCGTCAAACGAAACACTTTCCAAGGATTCACCATCAAACTTAAACAGCCCTCCGTGCAATGACGGGATTAGTCTGATAACCTTGCCACCGTCTTTGTATAACAGCCTGGTGACAGATGAAGAGACAAGCGGTCCATTTCCCAGGTCTGCAGTCCATAAGAGTGAACCGTCTTCTGCATTTAAAGCCGACACTTTGCCATCAACAGTACCAGCAATTATCAGCTGGCGAAATTTCGCATTTCTGCCAGTGGACACAATTTTTGTCTTCTTCGATGCTCCATTGGATTCAGTAACAGCTGCCTGGAGTAATGCTCCGATAAAcagtaaaacatttacaaaatcatGAAACATTTTACGCTACAATTTACTTAATGAGCCTTAATTTTCACTGTGGTAACTCCTAATcgacaaaaattaatttacatGTCAACACTTCACATTTTCCATGAAAACAACTCACTATATAGCTCAGTCACAAACAAGTCCAACAATGGAATAGTTAGATACACTATAATTATGGAATATACACAAAATCACAATCATCAAAATtgactttttgaaatgtgtcATTTTAAGCATCACATATATATAACATctttaaagaaagaaaactcACACTAAGCTTCAAGCCAATTCAAAAGAGcataacaattgttttttagTTTAAAGATGCTTTCTGCCCTTAATATCATTCTACACTATTAATGTAATTTgcctttaaattttaaacagtgTCTACATATTACCTATAACATAAACGCAGAAGTTGTATTTCCACATACATGTATTTAATGCATAAAATATCTTGACGTATTTTTGATGATATTCAACATTTCCACATTGTTTCTATGATTTTTTTGAGATATATTCGTTTTGTGTATCAGTAAATGTGAGTTTGCTTTCATAAAAGTAACAGTTGATGTATGGAGCAAATAGGCACACAATCAAGCAACATTCTATCCATCTAACAATAACAAGTGGTGCTCAACTTAGTGAGGTGGTAAAAGGTAAGTGTGTAGCAAATGACGTCGGGTCTAGTAAATGACGGATGTTAAGCCtaccaaatattttaatgcaaTCGGTACACGTCAAAACTGTTCAACACAAgtgaaatattaaattttatacaTCACTTTTTATCAAGCTGGGTTACACAAAATGGCTTTCTGATGAAGATTAAGATATTATAAAGCTTCTTGTCTAGCGAGCAAATAATTACACCTCTACATTATGCAGATACTAAAAAACAGCATCAGTCAATttcacaattttatttcagagAGCATGTTAATTTAAAGCGCCAACATGACCACATACAACAATGGCAAACACAAAATCTTTTGCAGAAACCAACAATTCTTTAATTTACATCACAGACTCAACTAGAGtagaaaaaggttgaaaacatattttattcatAAAATGCATTACTATACATTTCTGACATTTCAAGGTATTGTATTATACTGAATTATCAACCATTCCACCTATAGATCGCATAAACCTCATTATCTTGGCGAAGGGTTTCTACTCAAGTTGGCATGAACCAATGTGCAGAAATAGACCTAGGCTTAACATTTATTGCTCAGCTTTCTCATCCCATTTCAAGTTTTGATAATATCAAGAATCCCTTGTAGAAATACAATACTTTTTCTAATTTACAAATGatcaaaaaattatcaagttAGTTTATTTAATATTGAATAGATGATTTATTTTCCGAAGAGCCGAAATACATATTTACAATAGTTTGTTATTTGCAAATGGCGACAACTTTCAATCACAGGAAAATTACACATATTCTTTGAACATGAAAAACAGAATGGAGTACATAGAGAAAATCTACAAACGAAATAGCTTGTACAATATCTTTAAAGTAGTTGTGCGGATAATATCCTTGGAGATATGTTCTGCAAATTCAATGTCACATTAAAACTAATCACCAGATGAAAAGCAATACTTATCACCATGAGTAGTTAACCAAAGTAATGCATTAAAGAGAACGGTcgttaaaatgaaatattgtgCATCTTTATTCCAACAATACGTTGTCAGATGACATAAATACACGTATGTCTTGTTACCAACATATAGACAGCGAATAACAGTTTACAGCCAAACAACAGTAGTATGCAATTGAGTTTAAACGTAAGTCATACAAGCACCGTATATATTCCACATTATTACAGGATATATTAGCCTACAAGCTTATACCAGCGTAtacttaataattaaataatctGGCAACGTATAACAATACATTATGCAACTGAGCTAAGTGTCAAACTACTCATGACTGATATGTAAGGTGTGTTTATGCAGAAACACATACACATGAATATACTTATATAAACCCTTTGTATAATTGGTTGTGGTTAGAAAGTGCTACATGGCATTCAATATAAATAAATTGCCAATGACACAAAGAAATCGATTGCGATGCATATCCTATTACgtagttttgtaaaatcaaaTCCAAGATATGACAATGATAACTTCACTAAACAGGGCACAACGCAAAGTCATTCTAACAACAGCCTCCTTTACCACCCTCTACCGGATTGCTCTTAATATCCACATTTGAACGCTGGCTTGGAGAGGCGGCTGTGCCGGGACCCATACGATTCTTAATTTCTGCAGCCATAGTCATAAACGCCTGTTCAACATTGCTGGCCGTTTTGGCACTGGTTTCGAGAAATGGAATTTTTAAGGTATCAGCATATTCTTTTGCCGTTGTGTAATCAACCACCTTCTTCGTGGTGAGATCACACTTATTTCCCACCAGCAGCTTGTTGACATTTTCACTTGCATATCTATCAATTTCCTGGAGCCACTGCTTTACATTATTGAATGATTCTTGATCAGTGACATCATAAACTACAATTATACCATGCGCACCTCTGTAGTAGCTTGAAGTGATTGTACGGAATCTCTCTTGACCAGCAGTATCCCAGATTTGAAGCTTGATTGTCTTTCCATCCAACTCAATGGTCCTGATTTTGAAGTCCACACCTATTGTACTGATGTAACTTTCAGTGTAGGTGTCATCGGCAAATCTCAGCAGAAGACAAGATTTTCCTACACCAGAATCTCCGATAAGAAGCAATTTGAAGAGGTAATCATACTCAGGGTTCATTGTCATTActtgttttgtaaaacttcaAACTTTCAGTGCTGTTGCAACTCACAACTATAAATTAAAACCTAAATAATACTAGATTCTGAAAAACAGCAGTATTATTATCGACATATTGTATACATAGAATTTTGTCTGCATGGAAACTGACCATTACCACCCTAGAATATATAACATGTCCACAAAGTGTTCAGACACTTACAAAAAATTACATGTCAATGAAAGTTGGCGAAAGACTTAATGGGCACCTTGTATAGTatatataacatattttatgtgtaagaaaaatttcttttggcTGCTTGCCCTATAAGTATATATGTGAATCTATGTGAACTGTGAATCCAACCCATCAGGGTTgcaaccaagtcatttttttccacttgagtcaagtcaagACAAAGCtcttaatttaaaattccTGATGTCACAAAACTCACATTacattgattaattatcaaaaCGTCGTGGGAGTCTCAAAATATGTTTGGttgagtttttgtttcaaaagagggtaatttaaaaaatgcacaaacatttttgttgttacctaaaatttcttttcttgccATCACAACTGTCATCACTTGACCCAAGTCAAGCCAAGACATGAAAAACTGTCACTTGAGTCACATCAAGTAAATGAcccgagtcattacaacactaaTTTACATATACATGTCCATAATTATGAAAGCCTCATTACTGATTAGGAAGGAGTAATGTCACTCAATATAGTTGTGTATAAGTGGACTACACTCCACTGCAACACATTTCAGCGAACCTGAATCATTTGGATAAGGTTTAGTTTCATAAATACATCATGAGAAATATGAATAGGAGCttattgttttgaaatcaaAAATGGTAGGTTTGTGATCATATGGTTCTGTACAAATACGGTAACAAACTAATGAATTTTTGCATATATATAGTTGTTTTTACTATTGGTTAAAATTAGAAGCTCGCAATATAAACTACATTCATTAAGCatgattttttttcagtgTTCGTACAATGTGCATGTTGTACAAAATGAGGTATGTGTTGTTACACAGAATACACACATCTAAGAAGGCCTGAAACCTTACATTTATATTTAACAACGTTACATTACGGCAAATTTTAGCTGTCTATTTAAGTGTAAAAAAATGTCTATTTAagcttaaatatttgtatcCAGAACACGCTAAACATATTGTATCATTCATTTTCATTACAAAGAAGGAAATATAAGGTCTTCTTAAATTCCTTACActataaaaaatcattttatacTGTTTTAGATTTGTGTTACCATAAAGTTGCAAGTATAATTAGGCTGTGCAGATTGTCCAAACATTATGACCACAAATGAGgttaaaacaacaattgaTTGAGCAATCTGCTGTACCCTAGAACACAGCAACCTATTTGGTTTGATAGCAGATTAACACACATccgaaatgttttaaacacCATGTCATGATTGTTAATAGACCTTTTCCAAGTTACGGCCTTCATTTTTTTTGgatggcaagattttttcaatagCCTATACTTAAGaatggaaattgtcgacccacttcaattcttttttaaattacaagtgTTCTGGGCATCAGACTGTAAAGATTTTACTCAGATgagtagcatatgaattcctttacatgataaagaaataatattgaaaatatgttgcctatGGTTTCTATTTTACAGCGGTTCGTATCCTATGCAGTTGACTTGTTCAATACGACATCTAGATATGTGGTCAATGAAGCACACGATATAAAATGCGTAAGGGTTTGTGTGTTGTTTGCGGCGCAATACATaggctaattttgttttgcatatcatgcaaagtttaaaataatcaactagaGGTAAATACAAATGAATAACTACATTCACACAGGTTGCAAATACCACGCAAAATCCGATGTCttctttacttttgcactccaaTATCAGGAGtcttaatttcttttatatttcCTCATAAATCATTTCCATTCAGGCCTTCAAATCGGATGTGCAAAAGTACTAGAGACTTCCAAACGCTTATGCATTTTACATAGCATGCTTCGCTGACCACCTATCTAGGTGTCATATTGAACAAGTCCAGTCCAGTCCAGAACAAGAACAAGTAGGATTCAAAcagctgtaaaataaaaggctgccactatttcatcGAAAAAAAAAATCGTGCATTCAAAGCtaattttcacagtttcttggtAACCTAAGTTAAATGTTATCACATATAGTAACCTAAGCCTAGCCTATTAAGtataccttctaatctaaatcttcAATAAAGTCTTAAATAGCTAAACTCTTTGCATCCCATTCTCCTAAGCTAaccacctatctttaacaacaggctgcatgACCTACTTACGTAGAAATAAtcactttgaaaataaaaactacgcaacatattttcaatattaatttttttatcgtgTAAAGGAAATCCATATGCTACTCACCTGAGTGAATTCTTTACAACCCGATGCCCAGAACGCATGTGAttcaaaaaagaatcaaaatgGGTTGATACTTTTTACTGTTAGGAATAGGTGATGAAAAAAATCTTATCAGCCAAAAAAATGGTGGCGGTAACTCGGAAAGATTCTAGGCCAGGAATGTCTAACCCCCGGCCCGCCGACAAGTTGCATCCGGCCTGTGAGGATCTGTTATCAGTTGGTGCTGACATAGACAAGTTGTGCAGCCAAAATCAATGTCAAATTTCACATTAAACTGAATTATAACGCACATTTCCAAGAATTTGGTCTATTTAGTACTTTATATTgcttaaaattgaaatatagCTTGAATTAAATGCTCTTCGTGCATAAATGTATTTATTATTTCTATATTGATAAGTTATATCTATCCCTCCGAGAATTATAACATCCGTATTCGGCCTTTGAaggaaaaaggttggacactcCTGATCTAGGctatttaaaatgattttgtttcaCATTTTCACCCATTAAATTTAGGTCTTTACCAAAACAGACTACTAAACCATAGCATTAAGAAAGTAAATACCGGTAACCTATCATGAAAAGATTAGTATGGACCATATGGTTTGACCAAGAACTATTATCCTGAACAACTAGGCCTAGGCCCGCTGCTGgtaattgtaaatgttaaaCAGGCCTAAATCGTAAATTAAGACAGATTTAGTTTTCGTAGCTTCTTAACACTTTTACAAAcgtttttatcatttggtgCAACCACACTATGCTGATAAAACTGGTGCAAACTGAGGTTCTTTTATAATGGAGACCGCACCTTTTTCAGAGTTACGGGCagtcaagaaaaaaaatagatttcgcaatcttttatgttattgaGCTTAGGTTTTATTTAAAGAATTGCGCTGAGTACCGCTAAAAAATCTATATAATTTACTTAAACAACAAAGGAAAATTACAACAGGTACGGTAACAACCTAATCGACTTTCTTTAAAGCTAGCCTAGAAGTAAAACGTCTTTTGTTCCACAGAGTCACAAGGCAGCAGTTCTTTTTCGACGTCGacgaatgacgtaataacATTTTCACAATATCTTGTTCCGGTTTTCATGGGAATTAAGCTACTTTTGAGACTACCTATAAAAAATCTAAagttacaattttttaataaatacaataatattttcaattcaacAAACACCTAATTAGTTTCAAAGcatgtttttaattaattataattttcatttcagGCGTTGGAGACAAGTCAAACAAACAGAACGCAAAAGCTTATGCCTACTTATATCACTAGTGTGCTTTTTAGGCGCTTGTACTAAAACACGGTCTCCGGTatgaattttgtttgtaagtttgtTAACATAAACgttgtgcaaaattttgttatacTTTACTGATTTTTACAACATCTATCTTCGGTTTGTGtcaaagaaaaacacaaagaTTTGTAAGTCAGTCATTTGACGTTCCACCTCAACCAAGTTTTATATAGCATgtttgccaccaggcataattCCAACAACAAAAGGATGCTTAGCTGGTCAATGAATTCTTTAATGAACCAACGTTTTGCAAACCCAAACCCATGAGGGTGAGCTTTGTCAAGGAAGATTAAAATAATAGagaataagaaatatttttgaaaactacaATTAAgcatataaaatattatttattttctattaCAGTAATCTGCCCCAACGAAGCTTACCCGCATGGATTTGCGAAATGTTGGTTCATTAGGCTAAGATTAAAGAATTCATTCACCAGCTGAGCACCTTTtgttgtttaagttttatatAGGTtcacttcaaacaaaattacgcAAAAAACCTAATTTCCAAATTAAATCAACCTAAAACAAGCAAGTGCAAGTGCAAGTGCAGTGCACTCGCTGCTTCGAAACAGCGACTTTAAACAGCGACGAGCAACTAGCCTACATTGGGTCAAATTAAGCGGTCATTGACATCGTTGCAGTCATCATAAAAAGATTGacgtttcaaaataaattttaaaccagAAGTAATTAACGCACTGTTGTTTGGTTTAACGGAAACATTTCCATATTTTACTGAATAGATCTGGAACACATATTCAAATGGCTTTCAGCTAACAAACTATCTTtgaatataaacaaaacaaaacatatgattttttcaactttttcgaAAAGTTTGTATCATAATAAGCCGCTAATGGTTTACAATTTTCCAATTCAAAAGGTTAAGAAAATCACGTTCTTaggaataaaattaaatgaaaatctATCTTGGATCCTTAAATGAATTATTTATCACGTAaaccaaagagatttaaacacatgagtagaaacttctcttttgcgcatgacgtcatgtttgtttcttttattctcttggagcatattctactttctccacggtcacggttcactacataacaataaacatgcagacgacgacaatgattttcagatctgtttgctgctggaacagattagtcttattattagGGTGCAGTTATTGGGATCCATTgggtgttaattttaattgaaattaattattgaaatcaggtgagagttttaggttcagcaattaacttagtttcagttccttgaactgataatgctgctgttttgtatcaaggcttggcttagcctacttgaattgcgcgggaagattttttcgttcaccacatttaTCTTCGACCAGGCAATTAGCAACTAAACTCATTACTCATTAGCATAGGCCTTATGTTGCAGGTGTTGTGTCATTAAAATAGGCTACTGAAAGTCTGATTTCAGATCTTGTTATTGtggtgcagttgttgggatctaATGGATGTCAACTtgaagttaattattgaaatagattGTGACCCAGAAGACGATGCAGCAAACTTCATGTAAGATACGATATGCCTATTAATCAATTAGCCAACTGCTGTTGAGCTTGTCCTGTATGGCGGTCACCCAGAGTGTACGTtctcgccaatttataataaacagccaagcaaaacaacaaattaatgtaaGTCGTAACGAGTATTTGAAGTAATACTGTACTGATATATTGATGTCATTTAATctgataatgaaaatatttatttgcagatgtggacaatgtttgcataactgcacaagtaatgaaactttgctggctcatcaaaaaactgctcacggtatatttgttttttgtttgaaacttatttcattttgagcTCTATCATTGGCAGATTccgattaaaaaaatcaaacaaacttaattttacactTGTCTTGCAGAATCTTCTTGCAATAATGTTACAAGAGAAAAGCTGATGGAATGGTGGGAAACAGTGGGTGGCGTTAAAACAGATCTAACTGCAGATGCggttaactattttatgaaGCTATTTTCTTCGTACAGTTCACCGGATGAACTGTTTCATAAATTCTCCTGTGATGGAATTACGTGCATCCCATCACTATTTTTCTTGCCAAGAAAATTGTCACTATGTTTAAcacgaaaattgtttgatgtatttttatcaCACGTTACCACTgttgcacacaacaaaaagGGGAAACACTTGACATTACACAAGTTAACCCGAGACGAAGAATTCATAATTCAGTACATAGGTggttatattttgcagaaactcACTAAGCGCTGTATAAATCCGAGAGAAATAGATCTATTGTCTTGTTTAACTGATTATAGTAATGAAACCACTAATAGTTCCTTGATTTCCgctttaaataataacaattatggACATCTTACAGTTCCAGCGAAATCACTAGTGAAATTGTTGATGTATGTAGAAAGTGTCTTTAGGAAACAAGACATAAAGGAGCACATCATGGAAAGTTGCATGTCTTCTTTGAGTGTTTGTAACATAAaagatatatttgaaaatcttgtttttgatgaatgtttgcaaaaattgtgcatgaaaatatgtaaattttacgTGAAGATTAGATGCTATCAAAAAGCCAATCATTTAAATTCAGTACTGCATGTAACCTCTGATCAAAATGTAAGTCTgagaaaatcattaaaatgaatGTACATTACATAGTTGTCTTCTTACATGTACTTCGTCAGTTTTAGCTCAAGAAGGATTAAGTGTTACTGTATTGTAAGCAGACTGTCAAAACACTCgaaatcaagttatttttttcgcTTCGGCATTGGATCATCGCAAACATCACCATGTTTCCAGTCAATAACGTGATTTACATTTGACCCCTTAAGTGACTTGATATTCTTTTTGCACAttatcacattttcaaattgtgCATATTGGTGAATATCAGGCACTTCATTTCGACGGCCAGTTTGTCTCATATGACCGAAATAGGCCTCCAATGGGTCTTGGTTTAAGCGCTTAGTTAAGACGTATGAACCTTCTGGGCTGTTCTCCAACAAGAATTTCACCAATTCAGCAATGGCCATGGATGTGGAAACTAAACCGTCGTAGGTTTGATGGCTCAGAAACTGCTTTGACTGTTCGGAAACGGACCCAGTTAAACTgcttttccattgttttaacTCTGAAAGGAATGTATTAAGCCATTTCAGACGAGGATCATCAATCGTTGTATATGGTTTCAAGTCAGGGTtgtatgaataatttaatctgGTGTTCATGAGGTCAAACCACTTATTCATCAAACCAGCAAACCACGCACTCATCTTCATTTCTTCTCCACCACGACTCTTCATTAAACTGGAGACAGTTCCAGAGAGCAATTGTGCGGCATAGCAAACCCGCATTTTTGCGTAACTCTTATGGGAAAAATGGCCATCAGTCAACTTGCAACTTCTCAACTCTGAACTTTCAAATAGGTAGGGAACATGGCAAAAATGCttccacaaaatgaaatgttgattGTACTTCATTATTCTAGCTCCACCTGGACGGCTGGATCTCACACAGTTACAGGCTGTCTTCAGCAAGTGTGGAGGGTCACTAATCAAATAAATAGGCATTTCTGGCTGATAAATATTAATGCACTTGTAGGGGACGGTCAAATTGGAATTATTGAGCAATTGGAACAATTTTCGGTTGCAGGATGCACCATCAGCAACAAGTGCTAAGACTGTAAAATCACATCCGGCCAAGGATTCAACCACTTCCCAGAACATGCTAACCAAGTGAAATGCCTTTGTATTCTTGGTggcataaaaaacaataggCCGGGAAAAATTGCTGAGGATACTCCTACC comes from the Clavelina lepadiformis chromosome 5, kaClaLepa1.1, whole genome shotgun sequence genome and includes:
- the LOC143459749 gene encoding eukaryotic translation initiation factor 2-alpha kinase 3-like, with protein sequence MFHDFVNVLLFIGALLQAAVTESNGASKKTKIVSTGRNAKFRQLIIAGTVDGKVSALNAEDGSLLWTADLGNGPLVSSSVTRLLYKDGGKVIRLIPSLHGGLFKFDGESLESVSFDADQLVSSSFKLASEEALVGGKTTGMDGLDLWTGKTLYSCSTTGCTEQHSVYESNDVLIVKRQQHTIRSIENRSGMENWNFSVGEINLDFSKGSVARLLQRSEENLNYEASYKEEDIFNTIDVRCVKVIVPDGTVYLVTKKDKHIINWKHQLGVPITSAWLFVDGSFQKLDLLEPMNVPALEETTASGKNAPTQAIYLGSYKDSIYIQSSLSIPQNTKPKSMSYVQGTSLAHYDSQRFVHQPHFVKTKTITVSNGNDYSDKRNDLLSLNGPTNPFEGAYYVQKNLACLPGGTGSKKSGKTRLLGRDIPDENADVDISFYIMFLPWKEAMMVCITLAIAVILQCFLIKKAARTTTLTGDYSKTIPQPEASSVSLEREYQSRFLQDFEPQECLGKGGFGLVFNARNKMDDCSYAVKRILLPSIAKEREKVLREVRALAKLDHPSIVRYFNAWSEQPPVGWQEKQDEILIGDDSSYWSQDPDAGKTLHKSKRCSSKNALYRFSDDQGKVYKNEATGIINSELENDDNAFNIQTSQGFSFHSNNSNVHNLCDDIPPGSKFFQHSSSESECTESFAQSDANFTSENIEKPFQRYEDTLSIVFEESDPPASKHTSNDSANWEMSEKDLPQTTKKSSSHQEKQIISKKGLSKKEQKKQSHTQRSGDTLYLYIQMQLCKKQSLKDWLSTNVNDRDNSFCLRIFRQVVDAVKYIHDCNLIHRDLKPSNVLFSLDDTVKVGDFGLVTTSGDEVYSVESDVDDEEYNSATSHTQHVGTRLYMAPEQMTSKKYCEKVDIFALGLILFELKNTFNTYMEKVRTMTNARRLKFPFSFQKNYPREADLAFSMLNVEAALRPSAQEIGQHELLMEHT
- the LOC143459756 gene encoding ras-related protein ORAB-1; the encoded protein is MTMNPEYDYLFKLLLIGDSGVGKSCLLLRFADDTYTESYISTIGVDFKIRTIELDGKTIKLQIWDTAGQERFRTITSSYYRGAHGIIVVYDVTDQESFNNVKQWLQEIDRYASENVNKLLVGNKCDLTTKKVVDYTTAKEYADTLKIPFLETSAKTASNVEQAFMTMAAEIKNRMGPGTAASPSQRSNVDIKSNPVEGGKGGCC
- the LOC143459755 gene encoding uncharacterized protein LOC143459755 encodes the protein MDVNLKLIIEIDCDPEDDAANFICGQCLHNCTSNETLLAHQKTAHESSCNNVTREKLMEWWETVGGVKTDLTADAVNYFMKLFSSYSSPDELFHKFSCDGITCIPSLFFLPRKLSLCLTRKLFDVFLSHVTTVAHNKKGKHLTLHKLTRDEEFIIQYIGGYILQKLTKRCINPREIDLLSCLTDYSNETTNSSLISALNNNNYGHLTVPAKSLVKLLMYVESVFRKQDIKEHIMESCMSSLSVCNIKDIFENLVFDECLQKLCMKICKFYVKIRCYQKANHLNSVLHVTSDQNVSLRKSLK